A region from the Simiduia sp. 21SJ11W-1 genome encodes:
- the rpsG gene encoding 30S ribosomal protein S7, with the protein MPRRRVVAKREVLPDPKFGNVTLAKFMNHVMISGKKSVAERIVYGALEIVQTKLNRDPLEVFDEALEAIAPLVEVKSRRVGGATYQVPVEVRPARRTALAMRWLVDYSRNRGEKSMPQRLAGELIDASQGKGAAVKKREDVHRMAEANKAFSHYRF; encoded by the coding sequence ATGCCAAGAAGACGCGTCGTCGCAAAACGCGAAGTGTTGCCGGATCCCAAGTTCGGTAACGTTACGCTGGCGAAATTTATGAACCACGTGATGATCAGTGGTAAGAAGTCCGTCGCTGAGCGCATCGTTTACGGTGCCCTCGAAATCGTTCAGACCAAACTGAACCGCGACCCTCTGGAAGTCTTTGATGAAGCGCTGGAAGCCATCGCGCCACTGGTAGAGGTTAAGTCTCGCCGTGTGGGTGGTGCTACCTACCAGGTGCCCGTTGAAGTGCGTCCTGCACGTCGTACTGCCCTGGCCATGCGCTGGCTGGTAGATTACTCCCGCAACCGCGGTGAGAAGTCTATGCCCCAGCGTTTGGCAGGCGAACTGATTGACGCCTCACAGGGCAAAGGTGCTGCTGTGAAGAAGCGTGAAGACGTTCACCGCATGGCGGAAGCCAACAAGGCATTCAGCCACTACCGCTTCTAA
- the rpsL gene encoding 30S ribosomal protein S12 — translation MATINQLVRKPRKRKVVKSDVPALQANPQKRGVCTRVYTTTPKKPNSALRKVCRVRLTNGFEVTSYIGGEGHNLQEHSVVLIRGGRVKDLPGVRYHTVRGSLDTAGVKDRKQRRSKYGAKRPK, via the coding sequence ATGGCAACGATCAACCAGTTGGTTCGTAAGCCGAGAAAACGTAAGGTTGTTAAGAGCGACGTTCCTGCATTGCAAGCCAATCCGCAGAAGCGTGGCGTTTGTACCCGCGTTTACACCACTACCCCTAAGAAGCCAAACTCAGCTTTGCGTAAGGTTTGCCGTGTGCGCCTGACCAACGGCTTTGAAGTAACTTCTTACATCGGTGGTGAGGGTCACAACCTGCAAGAGCACAGCGTAGTGCTGATCCGTGGCGGTCGTGTAAAAGACTTGCCAGGTGTGCGCTATCACACTGTGCGTGGCTCCTTGGATACCGCTGGCGTGAAAGACCGCAAGCAGCGTCGTTCCAAGTATGGTGCCAAGCGTCCTAAGTAA
- the rpoC gene encoding DNA-directed RNA polymerase subunit beta', with protein MKDLLNLLKSQGQVEEFDAIRIGLASPDMIRSWSFGEVKKPETINYRTFKPEREGLFCAKIFGPVKDYECLCGKYKRMKHRGIICEKCGVEVTLAKVRRERMGHIELASPVAHIWFLKSLPSRIGLLLDMTLRDIERVLYFESYVVTDPGMTTLELGQLLNDEQYFEAMEEFGDEFEASMGAEAIQKLMADIDLDREIQFLREEIPNTNSETKIKKYSKRLKLLEAFANSGNKPEWMVLEALPVLPPDLRPLVPLDGGRFATSDLNDLYRRVINRNNRLKRLLDLSAPDIIVRNEKRMLQEAVDALLDNGRRGRAITGSNKRPLKSLADMIKGKQGRFRQNLLGKRVDYSGRSVIVVGPTLRLHQCGLPKKMALELFKPFIFSKLELKGLATTIKAAKKMVEREEPVVWDILDEVIREHPVLLNRAPTLHRLGIQAFEPVLIEGKAIQLHPLVCAAYNADFDGDQMAVHVPLTIEAQLEARALMMSTNNILSPANGEPIIVPSQDVVLGLYWMTRERVNDKGEGMVFADVKEVNRAFHGKVVGLQAKIKVRINQVTFGEQGERIEVSKVVETTVGRVLLWEIVPEGIPFDMVNKPMVKKAISAIINFCYRQVGLKSTVIFADQLMYMGYEYSTKSGSSIGVNDFAIPDAKYQIVERAENDVKEIESQFAAGLVTAGEKYNKVIDIWSRANDLVAKSMMEGISKEAVINRQGEEEFQDSFNSVFMYADSGARGSPAQIRQLAGMRGLMARPDGSIIETPITANFREGLNVLQYFISTHGARKGLADTALKTANSGYLTRRLVDVAQDVVVTETDCGTDEGLTMSPVIEGGDVIESLGDRILGRVVARDVVRPDSDEILIPAGTIIDEEWVKRVEKMGIDEVMVRSPITCETRQGICAQCYGRDLARGHRANMGESIGVIAAQSIGEPGTQLTMRTFHIGGAASRASAADSVSVKQEGTVRLHNIKVVSRPDGHLVAVSRSGELAVADANGRERERYKIPYGAIITVKEGEEVNGGQIIAKWDPHTHPIVTEVAGQVAFSGMEEGLSIRRQTDEMTGLSSIEILDPAERPAAGKDLKPAITLLDEQGNELYLPNTNVPAHYALPAKSILSLNNGDKIAVGDILARIPQEGSKTRDITGGLPRVADLFEARKPKEPAILAEISGTVSFGKETKGKRRLVITPVDGQPLPDGSTHYEVLIPKHRQLTVFEGEQVAKGEVVSDGPSNPHDILRLQGVEALARYITNEIQDVYRLQGVKINDKHIETICRQMLRKVEITSMGDSSFVKGEQAEYHKVLEENERLRAENKQPATYERQLLGITKASLATESFISAASFQETTRVLTEAAVTGKRDDLRGLKENVVVGRLIPAGTGLAYHNDRRRQRDVGPSEGGVSAAEVEAALTEALKSSAS; from the coding sequence TTGAAAGACTTACTTAATCTGCTGAAGTCCCAGGGACAGGTTGAAGAATTTGATGCGATTCGTATTGGTCTGGCCTCGCCAGACATGATTCGCTCTTGGTCGTTTGGTGAAGTGAAAAAGCCAGAGACCATCAACTACCGTACGTTCAAACCAGAGCGTGAAGGTTTGTTCTGTGCCAAGATTTTTGGCCCGGTAAAAGACTACGAGTGTCTGTGCGGCAAGTACAAGCGCATGAAGCACCGCGGCATTATTTGTGAAAAGTGCGGCGTAGAAGTTACGCTCGCCAAAGTGCGCCGTGAGCGCATGGGTCACATTGAGCTGGCGTCACCCGTTGCCCACATCTGGTTCTTGAAATCGCTGCCAAGCCGTATCGGTTTGCTGCTGGATATGACCCTGCGCGACATCGAGCGGGTGTTGTATTTTGAATCATACGTGGTAACAGACCCGGGTATGACTACCCTGGAGCTGGGCCAGCTGCTCAACGATGAGCAGTACTTCGAAGCCATGGAAGAGTTCGGCGACGAATTCGAAGCGTCCATGGGTGCTGAAGCAATTCAGAAGTTGATGGCAGACATCGATCTGGATCGCGAGATCCAGTTCCTGCGTGAAGAAATTCCAAACACCAACTCTGAAACAAAAATCAAAAAGTACTCCAAGCGTTTGAAGCTGCTTGAGGCCTTTGCCAACTCTGGCAACAAGCCCGAGTGGATGGTGCTTGAAGCGCTGCCGGTGCTGCCGCCAGATCTGCGCCCATTGGTGCCGCTAGACGGTGGCCGTTTTGCCACCTCAGATCTGAACGATTTGTACCGTCGCGTTATCAACCGTAACAACCGCTTGAAGCGCCTGCTGGATTTGTCTGCGCCAGACATCATCGTGCGCAACGAAAAGCGCATGCTGCAAGAAGCGGTTGATGCCCTGTTGGATAACGGCCGTCGCGGTCGCGCCATCACCGGTTCCAACAAGCGCCCATTGAAGTCGCTGGCCGACATGATCAAAGGTAAGCAGGGCCGCTTCCGTCAGAACCTGCTCGGTAAGCGCGTTGACTACTCTGGCCGTTCGGTAATCGTGGTTGGCCCAACCCTGCGTCTGCATCAGTGTGGCCTGCCGAAGAAAATGGCACTTGAGCTGTTCAAGCCGTTTATCTTCAGCAAGCTTGAGCTGAAAGGACTGGCTACCACCATTAAAGCTGCCAAGAAAATGGTAGAGCGCGAAGAGCCAGTGGTGTGGGATATTCTCGATGAAGTGATTCGCGAGCACCCGGTACTGCTGAACCGTGCACCTACCTTGCACCGCTTGGGTATCCAGGCGTTTGAGCCTGTGCTGATTGAAGGTAAGGCGATCCAGCTGCACCCGTTGGTTTGTGCGGCCTACAACGCCGACTTCGACGGTGACCAGATGGCGGTACACGTACCGCTGACAATCGAGGCGCAGCTTGAAGCGCGCGCCTTGATGATGTCTACCAACAATATTCTGTCTCCTGCTAACGGTGAGCCCATCATCGTGCCGTCGCAAGACGTGGTATTGGGCTTGTACTGGATGACCCGCGAGCGCGTTAACGACAAAGGCGAAGGCATGGTATTTGCCGACGTTAAAGAAGTTAACCGTGCCTTCCACGGTAAAGTGGTTGGCTTGCAGGCAAAAATCAAAGTGCGCATTAACCAGGTGACCTTCGGCGAGCAGGGTGAGCGTATTGAAGTGTCCAAGGTGGTGGAAACTACCGTTGGTCGCGTACTGCTGTGGGAAATTGTGCCAGAGGGTATTCCCTTCGACATGGTTAACAAGCCCATGGTTAAGAAGGCAATCTCTGCCATCATCAACTTCTGTTATCGCCAGGTGGGTTTGAAATCTACCGTGATCTTCGCAGACCAGTTGATGTACATGGGTTACGAGTACTCAACCAAGTCTGGTTCTTCCATCGGTGTGAATGACTTTGCCATTCCCGATGCCAAGTACCAGATCGTTGAGCGTGCCGAAAACGACGTGAAAGAGATTGAATCTCAGTTTGCGGCGGGCTTGGTAACGGCCGGTGAAAAGTACAACAAGGTTATTGATATTTGGTCGCGCGCCAACGACCTGGTTGCCAAATCCATGATGGAAGGCATCAGTAAAGAGGCCGTGATTAACCGCCAAGGTGAAGAAGAGTTTCAAGACAGCTTCAACTCGGTATTTATGTATGCCGATTCAGGCGCTCGTGGTTCGCCAGCCCAGATTCGTCAGCTGGCCGGTATGCGCGGCCTGATGGCGCGTCCCGATGGCTCGATCATTGAAACGCCGATTACCGCAAACTTCCGTGAAGGCTTGAACGTACTCCAGTACTTCATCTCAACTCACGGTGCCCGTAAAGGTTTGGCTGATACCGCCTTGAAGACGGCTAACTCCGGTTACCTGACTCGTCGCTTGGTTGATGTGGCCCAAGACGTAGTTGTTACCGAAACCGATTGCGGTACCGACGAAGGCCTGACCATGTCGCCGGTGATTGAAGGCGGTGACGTTATTGAATCTTTGGGTGATCGCATTCTGGGCCGCGTTGTGGCCCGCGATGTCGTGCGTCCAGATTCAGATGAGATCCTGATTCCGGCCGGCACCATCATCGACGAAGAGTGGGTGAAGCGTGTAGAGAAAATGGGTATCGACGAGGTAATGGTGCGCTCGCCCATCACCTGTGAAACCCGCCAGGGTATTTGTGCCCAGTGTTACGGTCGCGATCTGGCCCGTGGCCACCGTGCCAACATGGGTGAATCCATCGGTGTTATTGCAGCCCAGTCGATCGGTGAGCCGGGTACCCAGCTGACCATGCGTACCTTCCACATTGGTGGTGCGGCATCGCGAGCCTCTGCGGCCGACAGCGTCAGCGTGAAGCAGGAAGGTACTGTTCGCCTGCACAACATCAAGGTGGTTAGCCGCCCAGACGGCCACCTGGTTGCGGTGTCCCGCTCCGGTGAGCTGGCTGTGGCAGACGCCAACGGTCGTGAGCGTGAGCGCTACAAGATCCCTTACGGCGCCATCATCACCGTTAAAGAAGGTGAAGAAGTTAACGGCGGCCAGATCATTGCCAAGTGGGATCCGCACACGCACCCCATCGTTACCGAGGTGGCGGGTCAGGTTGCCTTCTCAGGCATGGAAGAGGGGCTGTCTATCCGTCGTCAAACCGACGAAATGACCGGCCTTTCGTCTATCGAGATTCTTGATCCGGCCGAGCGTCCAGCTGCCGGTAAAGACCTCAAGCCTGCGATTACGCTGCTCGATGAGCAGGGCAACGAGCTGTACCTGCCCAACACCAACGTGCCGGCGCACTACGCTTTGCCAGCCAAGTCTATTTTGTCGCTGAACAACGGCGACAAGATTGCCGTAGGTGACATCCTGGCGCGTATCCCGCAGGAAGGTTCGAAAACCCGTGACATCACCGGTGGTCTGCCACGCGTGGCCGACCTCTTTGAAGCCCGTAAGCCGAAAGAGCCGGCCATTTTGGCGGAAATCTCCGGTACCGTGAGCTTCGGTAAAGAAACCAAGGGCAAGCGTCGCCTGGTGATCACCCCTGTAGATGGCCAGCCATTACCCGATGGCTCTACCCACTACGAGGTGTTGATTCCCAAGCATCGCCAGCTGACCGTGTTTGAAGGTGAGCAGGTAGCCAAGGGTGAAGTTGTGTCAGACGGCCCAAGCAATCCGCACGATATTCTGCGCCTGCAGGGTGTTGAGGCGCTGGCCCGTTACATCACCAACGAAATCCAGGACGTTTACCGCCTGCAGGGTGTGAAGATTAACGATAAGCACATCGAGACAATTTGCCGTCAGATGCTGCGTAAAGTTGAGATCACCAGCATGGGCGACTCCTCCTTCGTTAAGGGTGAGCAGGCCGAATACCACAAGGTGCTGGAAGAAAACGAACGTTTGCGTGCCGAGAACAAGCAGCCCGCAACCTACGAGCGCCAGTTACTGGGTATTACCAAGGCCTCGCTGGCCACAGAGTCCTTCATCTCGGCGGCCTCCTTCCAGGAGACAACCCGCGTATTGACCGAAGCGGCTGTGACCGGCAAGCGCGATGATCTGCGCGGCCTGAAAGAGAACGTGGTTGTGGGTCGTTTGATCCCGGCCGGTACTGGTCTTGCCTACCACAACGACCGTCGTCGCCAGCGCGATGTCGGCCCGAGTGAAGGTGGCGTGAGTGCTGCAGAGGTTGAAGCAGCGCTGACCGAAGCGTTGAAGTCTAGCGCCAGCTAA
- the rpoB gene encoding DNA-directed RNA polymerase subunit beta: MAYSYTEKKRIRKDFGKLPSVMDVPYLLAIQLDSYRKFTQADASADARTDFGLHAAFKSVFPIVSYSGNAALEYVSYALGKAAFDVNECILRGVTYAAPLRVKVRLIIYDKESANKSIKDIKEQEVYMGEIPLMTDNGTFVINGTERVIVSQLHRSPGVFFDHDKGKTHSSGKLLFTARVIPYRGSWLDFEFDPKDLVFVRIDRRRKLPASILLRALGYTSQQMLEMFFDTSKYTVTKDGDIVLELVPSRLRGDVATFDIKDKKGKVLIEEGRRITARHIRDLEKAGITDLVVPNGYLLGKALAKDIVDEKTGELLLECNTELTDEVLETLREANVTAFETLYTNDIDCGPFISETLRVDPTRSELEALVEIYRMMRPGEPPTKESAETLFQNLFFSQERYDLSAVGRMKFNRRLGREDETGEGTLSNEDIVDVLKTLIEIRNGKGVVDDIDHLGNRRVRSVGEMAENQFRVGLVRVERAVKERLSMAESEGLMPQDLINAKPVAAAVKEFFGSSQLSQFMDQNNPLSEVTHKRRVSALGPGGLTRERAGFEVRDVHPTHYGRVCPIETPEGPNIGLINSLATYARTNDYGFLESPYRRVIDGKVTDDIEYLSAINESEQVIAQASAKVDKNGKLSEELVSVRHLNEFTLKAPTEVTYMDVSPRQVVSVAASLIPFLEHDDANRALMGSNMQRQAVPTLKAEKPFVGTGMERHVAVDSGVCVVAKRGGVVDRVDASRIVIRVSDAEVEAGDAGVDIYNLTKYTRSNQNTCINQRAIVKTGDVIARGDVLADGPSVDMGELALGQNMRIAFMPWNGYNFEDSILVSERVVQEDRFTTIHIQELTCIARDTKLGSEEITADIPNVGESALAKLDESGIVYIGAEVGPGDILVGKVTPKGETQLTPEEKLLRAIFGEKASDVKDTSLRVGTGTRGTVIDVQVFTRDGIEKDQRSKDIEKAQLDKVRKDLNEEYRIMENATFERLRAALVGQKVSSGKGVKKGEVLTDETLNELPFDQWYKLRMAEDALNEQLDAAEAGLIERRKILDERFEDKKRKLETGDDLSPGVLKVVKVYLAIKRRIQPGDKMAGRHGNKGVISVIMPVEDMPYDENGVPVDIVLNPLGVPSRMNVGQVLEMHLGMAAKGLGDKINTMLEEQRKVADLRKFLDEMYNKTGEALEKADLSKFTDQEVLELAQNLRNGVPMATPVFDGAQESEIKALLRLADLSDTGQVQLFDGRTGDAFQRHTTVGYMYMLKLNHLVDDKMHARSTGSYSLVTQQPLGGKAQFGGQRFGEMEVWALEAYGAAYTLQEMLTVKSDDVNGRTKMYKNIVDGDHRMEPGMPESFNVLVKEIRSLGINMELEHDS; this comes from the coding sequence ATGGCTTACTCATATACTGAGAAAAAACGTATCCGCAAGGACTTCGGCAAACTGCCGAGTGTAATGGATGTACCTTACCTCCTGGCGATTCAGTTGGACTCTTACAGAAAGTTTACCCAGGCAGATGCGTCTGCCGATGCGCGCACAGATTTTGGTCTGCACGCTGCATTTAAGTCGGTATTCCCAATTGTGAGTTATTCAGGGAATGCAGCCCTGGAGTACGTTAGCTATGCATTAGGCAAAGCGGCGTTTGATGTTAATGAATGTATTTTACGTGGCGTGACCTACGCGGCCCCGTTACGTGTGAAAGTTCGTCTGATCATTTACGACAAGGAATCAGCGAACAAGTCTATTAAAGACATTAAAGAGCAAGAAGTTTACATGGGCGAAATTCCGCTCATGACTGATAACGGTACTTTCGTTATCAACGGTACCGAGCGTGTAATCGTTTCCCAGTTGCACCGTTCGCCAGGTGTGTTTTTTGATCACGACAAGGGCAAAACACACTCTTCCGGTAAACTGTTGTTTACTGCGCGCGTTATTCCATACCGTGGTTCATGGTTGGATTTCGAATTTGATCCAAAGGATCTGGTGTTCGTACGTATCGATCGCCGCCGTAAGCTGCCTGCCTCTATTTTGTTGCGCGCGCTGGGTTACACCTCTCAGCAGATGCTTGAGATGTTCTTCGATACCAGCAAGTACACAGTTACCAAAGACGGTGACATCGTGCTTGAGTTGGTGCCATCTCGCCTGCGTGGTGATGTTGCAACCTTCGATATCAAAGACAAAAAAGGCAAGGTGCTTATTGAAGAAGGCCGCCGTATTACTGCGCGCCATATTCGCGACCTTGAAAAGGCCGGCATTACCGATCTGGTTGTACCTAACGGTTACTTGCTTGGTAAGGCGCTGGCGAAAGATATCGTTGATGAAAAAACCGGTGAGCTGTTGCTTGAGTGCAACACAGAGCTTACCGACGAAGTGCTGGAAACATTGCGTGAAGCCAATGTAACAGCCTTTGAAACCTTGTATACCAACGACATCGATTGCGGCCCGTTCATCTCTGAAACATTGCGTGTAGATCCTACCCGCTCAGAGTTGGAAGCATTGGTAGAGATCTACCGTATGATGCGCCCGGGTGAGCCGCCAACCAAAGAGTCTGCAGAAACACTGTTCCAGAACCTCTTCTTCAGCCAAGAGCGTTATGACCTGTCGGCCGTTGGCCGCATGAAGTTCAACCGCCGCTTGGGCCGTGAAGATGAAACCGGTGAAGGCACCTTATCCAACGAAGATATCGTGGATGTGCTGAAAACCCTGATCGAAATCCGTAACGGTAAAGGCGTTGTGGATGATATCGATCACTTGGGTAACCGCCGTGTTCGCTCTGTGGGTGAAATGGCTGAAAACCAATTCCGCGTAGGTTTGGTTCGTGTTGAGCGCGCTGTAAAAGAGCGCCTGTCGATGGCTGAAAGCGAAGGTTTGATGCCGCAAGACCTGATCAACGCCAAGCCTGTTGCTGCCGCTGTTAAAGAGTTTTTCGGCTCTTCGCAGTTGTCGCAGTTCATGGATCAAAACAACCCGCTGTCTGAAGTGACGCACAAGCGTCGTGTTTCGGCACTTGGCCCGGGTGGTTTGACCCGCGAGCGCGCAGGCTTTGAAGTGCGCGACGTACACCCCACGCACTACGGTCGTGTATGTCCAATTGAAACGCCGGAAGGTCCAAACATCGGTTTGATCAACTCGCTGGCAACCTATGCGCGCACCAACGATTACGGCTTCCTGGAAAGCCCTTATCGCAGAGTGATTGACGGCAAGGTTACAGACGACATCGAGTACCTTTCTGCGATTAACGAATCCGAGCAGGTTATTGCACAGGCTTCGGCAAAAGTTGATAAAAACGGCAAGCTCTCTGAAGAGCTGGTGTCTGTTCGTCACTTGAACGAATTTACCCTGAAAGCACCTACCGAAGTAACCTACATGGACGTAAGCCCGCGTCAGGTTGTTTCTGTGGCGGCCTCGTTGATTCCGTTCCTTGAGCACGACGATGCTAACCGTGCATTGATGGGTTCTAACATGCAGCGCCAGGCTGTGCCTACCTTGAAGGCTGAGAAGCCATTTGTAGGTACCGGTATGGAGCGCCACGTAGCGGTAGACTCCGGTGTGTGTGTGGTTGCCAAGCGTGGCGGTGTGGTTGACCGCGTAGATGCCTCGCGCATCGTGATCCGCGTAAGCGACGCTGAAGTAGAGGCAGGTGATGCCGGTGTGGATATCTACAACCTCACCAAGTACACCCGCTCGAACCAGAATACCTGTATTAACCAGCGCGCTATCGTAAAAACCGGCGATGTCATCGCCCGTGGTGACGTGTTGGCTGACGGTCCATCGGTAGATATGGGTGAGCTGGCTCTGGGTCAGAACATGCGTATCGCCTTTATGCCTTGGAACGGTTACAACTTCGAAGACTCCATCTTGGTGTCTGAGCGTGTTGTGCAGGAAGATCGCTTTACTACCATCCACATTCAGGAACTCACCTGTATCGCCCGTGACACCAAGCTCGGTAGCGAAGAAATCACTGCGGATATTCCAAACGTAGGTGAGAGCGCGCTGGCCAAGCTGGATGAATCCGGCATTGTGTACATTGGTGCCGAAGTGGGCCCAGGTGACATTTTGGTGGGCAAGGTAACGCCGAAAGGTGAAACCCAGCTGACGCCAGAAGAAAAGCTTTTGCGTGCCATCTTCGGTGAAAAGGCGTCTGACGTTAAAGACACCTCGCTGCGCGTAGGTACTGGTACCCGCGGTACCGTGATTGATGTGCAGGTGTTTACCCGCGATGGTATTGAAAAAGACCAGCGTTCAAAAGACATCGAAAAAGCACAGCTAGATAAAGTGCGCAAAGATCTGAACGAAGAATACCGTATCATGGAAAATGCCACCTTCGAGCGTCTGCGTGCAGCGCTGGTGGGCCAGAAGGTTTCTTCAGGTAAGGGCGTCAAGAAAGGTGAAGTGCTCACCGATGAAACTCTTAACGAGCTGCCCTTTGATCAGTGGTACAAGCTTCGTATGGCAGAAGATGCACTCAACGAGCAGTTGGATGCAGCCGAAGCCGGCCTGATTGAGCGTCGCAAGATTCTCGACGAGCGCTTTGAAGATAAAAAGCGCAAGCTTGAAACCGGCGATGATTTGTCGCCCGGCGTGCTGAAAGTAGTAAAAGTTTACCTTGCTATCAAGCGTCGTATTCAGCCTGGTGACAAGATGGCTGGACGTCACGGTAACAAGGGTGTGATCTCTGTGATCATGCCGGTGGAAGACATGCCATACGATGAAAACGGCGTGCCCGTAGATATCGTACTCAACCCGCTGGGCGTACCTTCGCGTATGAACGTGGGTCAGGTGCTGGAAATGCACTTGGGTATGGCTGCCAAAGGCCTGGGTGACAAGATCAACACCATGCTTGAAGAGCAGCGCAAGGTTGCAGACCTGCGCAAGTTCCTCGATGAGATGTACAACAAAACCGGCGAGGCCTTGGAAAAGGCTGACCTGTCTAAGTTTACAGATCAGGAAGTGCTTGAGCTGGCGCAAAACCTGCGCAATGGCGTGCCTATGGCCACCCCGGTATTCGACGGTGCCCAGGAATCTGAAATCAAAGCGCTGTTGCGCTTGGCAGATTTGTCCGACACCGGCCAGGTGCAGTTGTTCGACGGCCGTACCGGTGATGCCTTCCAGCGTCATACTACCGTTGGCTACATGTACATGCTCAAGCTTAACCACTTGGTGGATGACAAGATGCATGCCCGTTCTACCGGCTCTTACAGCTTGGTTACCCAGCAGCCGCTGGGTGGTAAAGCGCAGTTCGGTGGACAGCGTTTCGGTGAGATGGAAGTGTGGGCATTGGAGGCATACGGTGCCGCCTATACCCTGCAGGAAATGCTCACAGTGAAGTCGGATGACGTGAATGGCCGTACCAAGATGTATAAAAACATCGTTGATGGCGACCACCGGATGGAGCCAGGCATGCCTGAGTCTTTCAACGTGTTGGTGAAAGAAATTCGCTCACTCGGTATCAATATGGAGCTGGAGCACGACTCCTAA
- the rplL gene encoding 50S ribosomal protein L7/L12, producing the protein MSLTNDDIMNAIAEMSVTQVVELISAMEEKFGVSAAAAVAVAGAGDAGAAAEEKTEFDIVLTAAGDKKVNVIKAVRGITGLGLKEAKELVDGAPKTLKEGVAKAEAEAAKKELEDAGASVELK; encoded by the coding sequence ATGTCTCTGACTAACGACGATATCATGAATGCAATCGCTGAAATGTCTGTAACTCAGGTTGTAGAACTGATTTCAGCAATGGAAGAAAAGTTTGGCGTTTCTGCCGCTGCTGCTGTTGCAGTTGCCGGTGCTGGCGACGCTGGCGCTGCTGCTGAAGAGAAGACCGAGTTCGACATCGTTCTGACTGCAGCTGGTGACAAGAAGGTTAACGTGATCAAGGCCGTTCGCGGTATCACTGGTCTGGGCCTGAAAGAAGCCAAAGAGCTGGTAGACGGCGCACCTAAGACTCTGAAAGAAGGCGTTGCCAAGGCTGAAGCCGAAGCCGCTAAGAAAGAGTTGGAAGACGCTGGCGCATCAGTAGAGCTGAAGTAA
- the rplJ gene encoding 50S ribosomal protein L10, which produces MALGLEDKKAIVAEVQEAAKSALSAVVADARGVTVSSMTALRKEARDNGVWLRVVRNTLARRAVEGTDYACLTDAFVGPTLIAFSNEHPGAGARILRDFAKSDDKLELKSAAFEGKVVDVGLLASLPTYDEAIAKLMSVMKEAAAGKLVRTIAAIRDQKEQSAA; this is translated from the coding sequence GTGGCACTAGGACTCGAAGACAAAAAAGCGATTGTCGCTGAGGTCCAGGAAGCTGCTAAGAGCGCTCTGTCTGCTGTTGTTGCTGATGCACGCGGTGTAACCGTGTCCAGCATGACAGCGCTGCGCAAAGAAGCCCGTGATAACGGCGTATGGCTCCGCGTTGTACGTAATACACTGGCTCGCCGCGCAGTAGAGGGCACTGACTACGCATGTCTGACTGACGCTTTTGTTGGTCCGACCTTGATCGCATTCTCTAACGAACACCCAGGCGCCGGTGCGCGTATCCTGCGTGATTTCGCTAAGAGTGACGACAAGCTGGAGCTTAAGTCAGCTGCTTTCGAAGGCAAAGTGGTAGATGTCGGATTATTGGCAAGCCTGCCAACATACGACGAAGCTATCGCGAAGCTGATGAGCGTGATGAAAGAAGCAGCCGCTGGCAAACTGGTTCGCACTATTGCGGCCATTCGCGACCAGAAAGAGCAATCTGCAGCTTAA
- the rplA gene encoding 50S ribosomal protein L1, whose product MAKLTKRQRAIREKVDFAKQYGISEAVALLKEISSVKFPETVDVAINLGIDPRKSDQAVRGATTLPHGNGKDVRVAVFTQGANAEAAKAAGAEFVGMEELAAHIKGGMMDFDVVIADPAAMRVVGQLGQVLGPRGLMPNPKTGTVTPDVVTAVNNAKAGQVRYRAEKGGIIHGGIGKLSFEEKALKENLEALVGDLKRAKPASSKGVYLKRITLSTTMGPGIVVDQSSLDI is encoded by the coding sequence ATGGCTAAATTGACTAAGCGTCAGCGTGCGATTCGCGAGAAAGTAGATTTTGCTAAGCAGTACGGTATTTCCGAAGCTGTTGCGCTGTTGAAAGAAATTTCTTCAGTAAAGTTCCCTGAAACTGTAGACGTTGCCATTAACCTTGGCATCGACCCACGTAAATCCGACCAGGCTGTGCGCGGTGCAACTACCCTGCCGCACGGCAATGGTAAAGATGTGCGTGTTGCGGTGTTTACCCAGGGTGCAAACGCTGAAGCGGCTAAAGCTGCCGGTGCAGAATTTGTAGGTATGGAAGAGCTGGCAGCCCACATCAAGGGCGGCATGATGGACTTCGACGTAGTGATTGCAGATCCTGCCGCTATGCGCGTTGTTGGTCAGCTTGGCCAGGTACTTGGTCCGCGCGGCCTGATGCCAAACCCTAAAACCGGCACCGTAACGCCAGACGTTGTAACTGCTGTTAACAACGCCAAGGCGGGTCAGGTTCGTTACCGCGCTGAGAAGGGCGGTATCATCCACGGCGGTATCGGCAAGCTGTCTTTCGAAGAGAAGGCACTGAAAGAAAACTTGGAAGCACTGGTAGGCGACCTCAAGCGCGCCAAGCCTGCTTCTTCAAAAGGCGTTTACCTCAAGCGCATTACTCTGAGCACCACTATGGGCCCAGGTATTGTGGTTGATCAGTCTTCGCTGGACATCTAA